A single window of Streptomyces aquilus DNA harbors:
- a CDS encoding DUF7144 family membrane protein, translating into MTQQPHTTPPSTSPGWDQGRQQAEPAPPPDRPGSGWATGGVVFAGVLMLVNGVLAILQGISALAKDDVYDRIGDYVYKINLTGWGWIMLVLGAVLVGVGYGVLKGAWWARMTGIFLASAAMVLHFLFLPYSPVWSGLMIGVDFFVIWALATAPDTSGARRGTT; encoded by the coding sequence ATGACCCAGCAGCCGCACACGACACCTCCCAGCACGTCCCCGGGGTGGGACCAGGGCCGGCAGCAGGCCGAACCCGCCCCGCCGCCCGACCGCCCCGGCAGCGGCTGGGCCACCGGCGGAGTCGTCTTCGCCGGTGTGCTGATGCTGGTCAACGGTGTGCTGGCGATCCTCCAGGGCATCTCGGCGCTGGCCAAGGACGACGTGTACGACCGGATCGGCGACTACGTCTACAAGATCAACCTCACCGGCTGGGGCTGGATCATGCTGGTCCTGGGCGCGGTCCTGGTGGGCGTCGGCTACGGCGTCCTCAAGGGCGCCTGGTGGGCCCGGATGACCGGCATCTTCCTGGCGTCGGCGGCGATGGTGCTGCACTTCCTGTTCCTGCCGTACTCGCCGGTCTGGTCCGGGCTCATGATCGGCGTCGACTTCTTCGTGATCTGGGCCCTCGCGACGGCGCCCGACACCTCCGGCGCCCGGCGCGGCACGACCTGA
- a CDS encoding luciferase family protein: MTLAERALERLRVWPDLRTGQASCGTGSALRAGRSEIVHFHSAHDVDLHLTDRALDRFGVDLAESTAIRLVPGSRWVTVHLDCDTDIDLLMSLVSMALKAHQAPQSEAPDVCNFRRVTVIPSASARPGGGRGSSPRTGGR; encoded by the coding sequence ATGACGCTGGCCGAGCGCGCCCTGGAGCGCCTGCGAGTCTGGCCCGACCTCCGTACGGGACAGGCCAGTTGCGGTACCGGAAGCGCGCTGCGCGCCGGTCGCAGCGAGATCGTGCACTTCCACTCCGCCCACGACGTGGACCTGCATCTCACCGACCGGGCGCTCGACCGCTTCGGCGTCGACCTCGCGGAGTCGACGGCGATCCGGCTGGTCCCCGGCTCCCGCTGGGTCACCGTCCACCTGGACTGCGACACCGACATCGACCTGCTGATGAGCCTGGTCAGCATGGCCCTCAAGGCCCATCAGGCGCCGCAGTCCGAAGCCCCGGACGTGTGCAACTTCCGTCGGGTGACGGTCATCCCGTCGGCGTCCGCCAGGCCCGGTGGTGGTCGAGGATCGTCTCCTCGAACGGGCGGTAGGTGA
- a CDS encoding AAA family ATPase translates to MSSGNAQAANSGGRRTTPPVLRLYLLGGFRAERSGGAPVAGHWPRPSARRLVELLAVSPGRVRHREEIIEMCWPDTAGTPAALGSLRVALHAARRALQPELPPRHPSAYLVSEGALLRLPTETVWIDADHAERWAQRALRVEGAVDAEGLGERAPHGRRTGELARALKAFTGELLPEHRYTPWVQARREGLDALRDSVRLALAEACLADGEIERAAATARAVLAESAAEERAHRVLIAACLRQGMRRRALAQYHQCRRALDAEWGVLPGPETEALHRAALGTETSAVRRPAPARPAPPPPAVLRTLSETPFVGRRAELERLLNPARPALSVVGGEAGIGKTRLAAEAARRAAANGAAVLWGAGHDEEPQAPYGLFVEALEGWLAGRATADRARIAAEYPELAALLPSLGQVGPGPGPGRRPEYERERIFSAVSGVLGWAALPEAPGSGGGVLVVLDDVHAADLASLRLLARLARRTPPPSVPRPRFLATYRPEDLPETDPRRAVLDTLVRQGTADRLRLQRLARRECLTLAAEVMPGEGTPAALHRVWELSLGHPLFALELARAGQRLTGTHEELTPPEGIRLLVDERLSRLSPAARRVIEVVAVASGGVATLTELEELTTSASPPSPLSPLSPLSPLSPSSVVDGIDMALAAGVLEERSVTVGGVVVGGLGFRHPLIRVVCQGGLSRARRRHLHAAYAELLLRRRPGAVDAVAVHLAGADDPRAADHLHRAARRAAAVGADDTADHYYGELTARLDAVAVEAARVRLDHATVLRRMARHEDAVRVLREALADLHRHGDPAERARVAAQLAESLARTGAPREGFRLLETHRPPQDAPPQLHATHHLARGFLCFVTGDYEGSLTAARRAEQAAAASVVDDPAAADGESALLARALAQQSTSLALTGRLPEARATADAALPHAEAHGDPRLLAAVLSIRREHERRSGRLREAVVTGRRALALAERCGDPEAAAFERANLAELHLLLGEFTEAAALATEAVDEAQAHAGWCLPYALTALARVRLRGGPRRPGLPGTRELLARAADCLTRRPDRQAEYEVRTAQAELALKDVRPDRALSLLSDVSGTGVPVLAAWAHLTAGDPARAADVAAAEAVRAAGAGEAVTECEARTAQAAALAVLGRAEEAATCAGRVRELAETLPYPTVLRRVAYARP, encoded by the coding sequence ATGAGCAGCGGAAATGCACAGGCGGCGAACAGCGGCGGACGGCGTACGACGCCGCCCGTGCTACGGCTGTACCTGCTCGGCGGCTTCCGTGCCGAACGCTCCGGCGGCGCCCCCGTGGCCGGCCACTGGCCCCGGCCCAGCGCCCGGCGGCTCGTCGAACTGCTCGCCGTCTCCCCGGGCCGCGTCCGGCACCGCGAGGAGATCATCGAGATGTGCTGGCCCGACACCGCCGGCACCCCCGCCGCCCTCGGCAGCCTCCGTGTCGCCCTGCACGCCGCCCGCCGCGCCCTGCAACCCGAACTGCCCCCACGCCACCCCTCCGCCTACCTGGTCAGCGAGGGCGCGCTGCTGCGCCTGCCGACGGAGACGGTGTGGATCGACGCGGATCATGCGGAGCGGTGGGCGCAGCGGGCACTGCGGGTGGAGGGTGCGGTGGACGCCGAGGGCCTCGGCGAGCGGGCACCCCACGGCCGGCGCACCGGGGAGCTGGCGCGTGCGCTGAAGGCGTTCACCGGCGAGTTGTTGCCCGAGCATCGCTACACCCCCTGGGTGCAGGCGCGGCGTGAGGGGCTGGACGCGTTGCGGGACTCGGTGCGGCTCGCGCTCGCCGAGGCCTGTCTGGCCGACGGCGAGATCGAGCGGGCCGCGGCCACCGCGCGTGCCGTCCTGGCCGAGAGCGCCGCCGAGGAACGCGCCCACCGGGTGCTCATCGCCGCCTGCCTCCGCCAGGGCATGCGCCGACGCGCCCTCGCCCAGTACCACCAGTGCCGGCGCGCGCTGGACGCCGAGTGGGGTGTCCTGCCCGGCCCGGAGACGGAGGCCCTGCACCGGGCCGCCCTCGGCACGGAGACGTCCGCGGTACGACGCCCGGCCCCCGCGCGCCCTGCCCCGCCACCCCCTGCCGTCCTGCGCACCCTCTCCGAGACGCCGTTCGTGGGGCGCCGGGCGGAGCTGGAACGCCTCCTGAACCCCGCCCGCCCCGCCCTGTCGGTGGTCGGCGGCGAGGCCGGCATCGGCAAGACCCGGCTGGCCGCGGAGGCGGCACGGCGGGCGGCGGCGAACGGGGCGGCGGTGCTGTGGGGTGCGGGCCATGACGAGGAGCCGCAGGCGCCGTACGGGTTGTTCGTGGAGGCGCTGGAGGGCTGGCTGGCGGGGCGGGCCACGGCGGACCGGGCGCGGATCGCGGCGGAGTATCCCGAGCTGGCGGCTCTGCTGCCGTCGCTGGGGCAGGTCGGTCCGGGGCCGGGTCCGGGGCGGCGGCCGGAGTACGAGAGGGAACGTATCTTCTCGGCGGTTTCGGGGGTGCTGGGGTGGGCGGCGCTGCCGGAGGCGCCCGGCTCCGGCGGCGGTGTTCTGGTCGTCCTCGATGACGTCCACGCGGCGGACCTGGCGTCGTTGCGGTTGCTGGCGCGGCTGGCGCGTCGTACGCCTCCGCCGTCGGTTCCCCGTCCGCGCTTCCTGGCGACGTACCGTCCCGAGGATCTGCCGGAGACCGATCCCCGGCGGGCGGTCCTCGACACGCTCGTGCGTCAGGGCACGGCTGATCGGTTGCGGCTCCAGCGCCTGGCTCGCCGGGAGTGTCTGACGCTGGCGGCGGAGGTGATGCCGGGCGAGGGTACGCCGGCCGCGCTGCACCGGGTGTGGGAGCTGTCGCTGGGGCATCCGTTGTTCGCGCTGGAGCTGGCGCGGGCCGGTCAGCGGCTGACCGGTACGCATGAGGAACTGACGCCGCCGGAGGGCATCCGGCTCCTGGTCGACGAGCGTCTGTCCCGGCTGAGCCCCGCGGCTCGACGGGTGATCGAGGTGGTCGCGGTGGCGTCGGGCGGGGTGGCGACGCTGACGGAGCTGGAGGAACTGACCACCTCGGCTTCGCCACCCTCCCCGCTGTCTCCTCTTTCTCCCCTCTCCCCTCTCTCCCCCTCCTCCGTCGTCGACGGCATCGACATGGCGCTTGCCGCCGGGGTGTTGGAGGAGCGGAGTGTGACTGTCGGTGGGGTGGTCGTGGGTGGGCTGGGGTTTCGGCATCCGTTGATACGGGTGGTGTGCCAGGGCGGGCTTTCGCGGGCCCGGCGGCGTCACCTGCATGCCGCGTACGCCGAGTTGCTGTTGCGTCGGCGTCCGGGCGCCGTCGACGCCGTAGCCGTGCATCTCGCGGGCGCCGACGATCCGCGGGCCGCCGACCATCTGCACCGGGCGGCACGCCGCGCCGCGGCGGTCGGGGCCGATGACACCGCCGACCACTACTACGGCGAACTGACCGCCCGTCTCGACGCGGTGGCCGTCGAGGCCGCCCGTGTCCGCCTCGACCACGCGACGGTACTGCGCCGCATGGCCCGCCACGAGGACGCCGTACGCGTACTCCGCGAGGCCCTGGCCGACCTCCACCGCCACGGCGACCCCGCCGAACGGGCGCGAGTGGCAGCCCAGTTGGCGGAGTCCCTGGCCCGGACGGGCGCCCCGCGGGAGGGGTTCCGCCTCCTGGAAACCCACCGTCCGCCGCAGGACGCACCTCCACAGCTCCACGCCACCCACCACCTGGCCCGAGGCTTCCTCTGCTTCGTCACCGGCGACTACGAGGGTTCCCTGACAGCTGCGAGAAGGGCGGAACAGGCAGCCGCAGCCTCTGTGGTGGACGATCCCGCAGCCGCCGACGGCGAATCCGCCCTCCTCGCCCGTGCCCTCGCCCAGCAGTCCACCTCCCTCGCGCTCACCGGCCGGCTCCCCGAGGCCCGGGCCACCGCCGACGCCGCCCTCCCGCACGCCGAGGCTCACGGCGACCCGCGCCTCCTCGCCGCCGTCCTCTCCATCCGCCGGGAGCACGAACGCCGTTCCGGCCGGCTTCGAGAGGCCGTCGTGACCGGGCGCCGTGCCCTGGCTCTCGCCGAGCGCTGCGGTGACCCCGAGGCCGCCGCCTTCGAGCGGGCCAACCTCGCCGAACTCCACCTCCTCCTCGGCGAGTTCACCGAGGCCGCCGCGCTCGCCACGGAAGCCGTCGACGAGGCGCAGGCGCACGCCGGCTGGTGTCTGCCGTACGCCCTGACCGCCCTCGCCCGCGTCCGGCTGCGCGGCGGGCCCCGCCGGCCCGGACTCCCCGGCACCCGCGAGCTGCTGGCCCGCGCCGCCGACTGTCTGACCCGCCGCCCCGACCGGCAGGCCGAGTACGAAGTACGGACCGCTCAGGCCGAGCTGGCGCTGAAGGACGTACGACCCGACCGCGCCCTCTCCCTGCTGTCCGACGTCTCCGGTACCGGCGTCCCCGTCCTCGCCGCCTGGGCCCATCTCACCGCCGGTGACCCGGCCCGGGCCGCCGACGTCGCCGCGGCGGAGGCCGTACGGGCCGCCGGCGCGGGCGAGGCGGTCACCGAGTGCGAGGCCCGTACCGCCCAGGCGGCGGCGCTGGCGGTCCTGGGCCGCGCCGAGGAGGCCGCCACCTGCGCGGGCCGGGTCCGCGAACTCGCCGAGACGCTGCCCTACCCGACCGTGCTGCGCAGAGTGGCCTACGCCAGGCCCTGA
- a CDS encoding DUF6445 family protein: protein MPPHPSGTLPVLPYRKPTKGRDYWVLDDVLPDAHAVRERCLAKDDWVEGYPHRPETWPGLRAMPGLEPGELARVERLVRQATGAKELWVQSAPGGGTLNHNCVQVVGEGESTPRPHTDSRALCRYAAVLYLNPDVPKDCGTSFYRQSLPGGRLGGNVVQAPHNNLVEALGTRFVAPDAFEEDVRVPHRFNRLLLYNANLVHSATGYCGTTLEEKRMTAVFFWMA from the coding sequence ATGCCCCCACACCCCTCCGGAACGCTGCCCGTTCTCCCGTACCGCAAGCCCACCAAGGGCCGCGACTACTGGGTCCTGGACGATGTCCTGCCCGACGCGCACGCCGTACGGGAACGGTGTCTGGCCAAGGACGACTGGGTGGAGGGATACCCGCACCGGCCGGAGACCTGGCCGGGGCTGCGCGCCATGCCCGGTCTGGAGCCGGGGGAGCTGGCCCGGGTCGAGCGGCTGGTGCGGCAGGCCACCGGCGCCAAGGAGCTGTGGGTGCAGTCGGCGCCCGGCGGCGGCACCCTCAACCACAACTGCGTCCAGGTCGTCGGCGAGGGCGAGAGCACACCCCGCCCGCACACCGACTCACGCGCCCTGTGCCGGTACGCGGCGGTGCTCTACCTCAACCCGGACGTCCCCAAGGACTGCGGGACCAGCTTCTACCGCCAGTCCCTGCCCGGCGGCCGGCTCGGCGGCAATGTCGTGCAGGCCCCGCACAACAACCTCGTCGAGGCGCTCGGCACCCGGTTCGTGGCGCCGGACGCCTTCGAGGAGGACGTACGCGTCCCGCACCGCTTCAACCGGCTGCTGCTCTACAACGCCAACCTCGTGCACAGCGCGACCGGCTACTGCGGTACGACGCTGGAGGAGAAGCGGATGACGGCGGTGTTCTTCTGGATGGCCTGA
- a CDS encoding lysyl oxidase family protein: MTSQHHRSRARRVALAASAALTVVVTGAGAAPGAGAAQAGTPGKPKLKLIAASNAVTLDRWEGEPGVYLDLGTYVTVDNAPLEFQVKRKSYKDPVVAQQILRDAKGKKIGSKALPAGLVKDFSGLPDFLEVSIKNAQGQEVAKPKGTFCPNNASGRLRPDAPATSHYPESCPTNPFTLGSVWGVEKGWAANSSTVDYDKPVDLPAGEYTAKVGVAKKYRELFGIPNDQRTIKVTVRQISNGGGEGRGMSGMHGGHSMSGMSGMSGMAGHSMAHHYGPRGADEPTPGALSHALEDRGLAHHLGDGTGHTDGSRIAPALKPASQRPTGRAGAPAGVPKPDLRSLPAWDIAITDGEDGDAPGKDYLAFSANVWNAGPAPLVVDGFRKPGADLMDAYQYFYDAKGKQVGYAPTGTMEWDPRVGHEHWHFTDFASYRLLAADQHEIVKSGKEAFCLANTDAIDYTVKNANFKPYNTDLSTACGQQNSISVREVLDVGSGDTYTQYRPGQSFDVTDLPNGTYYIQVIANPEKRLQETNLKNNVALRKVILGGEPGKRTVQVPPVDLVNAP; encoded by the coding sequence ATGACCAGTCAGCACCATCGCAGCCGCGCCCGACGCGTGGCGCTCGCCGCCTCGGCGGCACTCACCGTCGTCGTCACCGGCGCCGGGGCCGCTCCCGGCGCCGGCGCGGCGCAGGCCGGCACACCCGGCAAGCCGAAGCTGAAGCTGATCGCCGCGTCGAACGCCGTGACGCTCGACCGGTGGGAGGGGGAACCCGGGGTCTACCTCGACCTCGGGACGTACGTCACCGTCGACAACGCGCCGCTGGAGTTCCAGGTGAAGCGCAAGTCGTACAAGGACCCGGTCGTCGCGCAGCAGATCCTGCGTGACGCGAAGGGCAAGAAGATCGGGAGCAAGGCCCTGCCCGCGGGGCTGGTGAAGGACTTCTCCGGGCTGCCCGACTTCCTGGAGGTGTCCATCAAGAACGCGCAGGGCCAGGAGGTGGCCAAGCCCAAGGGCACGTTCTGCCCGAACAACGCCTCCGGCCGGCTCCGCCCGGACGCCCCGGCGACCTCGCACTACCCGGAGAGCTGCCCCACCAACCCGTTCACCCTCGGTTCGGTGTGGGGTGTCGAGAAGGGCTGGGCGGCCAACTCCTCGACCGTCGACTACGACAAGCCGGTCGACCTGCCGGCCGGTGAGTACACCGCCAAGGTGGGCGTCGCCAAGAAGTACCGCGAGCTCTTCGGCATCCCGAACGACCAGCGGACCATCAAGGTGACCGTCCGCCAGATCTCCAACGGCGGCGGCGAGGGCCGCGGCATGTCCGGCATGCACGGCGGCCACTCCATGAGCGGCATGAGCGGCATGAGCGGGATGGCGGGTCACTCCATGGCCCACCACTACGGCCCGCGCGGCGCCGACGAGCCCACCCCGGGCGCCCTCTCGCACGCGCTGGAGGACCGCGGCCTGGCCCACCACCTGGGCGACGGCACCGGCCACACCGACGGCTCCCGTATCGCGCCCGCGCTGAAGCCGGCGAGCCAGCGGCCCACCGGCCGGGCGGGCGCCCCCGCGGGCGTGCCCAAGCCCGACCTGCGGTCGCTGCCCGCCTGGGACATCGCCATCACCGACGGCGAGGACGGCGACGCGCCGGGCAAGGACTACCTCGCCTTCAGCGCCAACGTCTGGAACGCGGGACCGGCGCCGCTCGTCGTCGACGGCTTCCGCAAGCCGGGCGCCGACCTGATGGACGCCTACCAGTACTTCTACGACGCCAAGGGCAAGCAGGTCGGCTACGCGCCCACCGGCACCATGGAGTGGGACCCGCGCGTCGGCCACGAGCACTGGCACTTCACCGACTTCGCCAGCTACCGGCTGCTCGCCGCCGACCAGCACGAGATCGTGAAGAGCGGCAAGGAGGCGTTCTGCCTCGCCAACACCGACGCGATCGACTACACGGTGAAGAACGCCAACTTCAAGCCGTACAACACCGATCTGTCGACGGCCTGCGGCCAGCAGAACTCCATCTCGGTCCGTGAGGTCCTCGACGTCGGTTCCGGCGACACCTACACCCAGTACCGCCCCGGCCAGTCCTTCGACGTGACGGACCTGCCGAACGGCACGTACTACATCCAGGTCATCGCCAACCCGGAGAAGCGCCTCCAGGAGACGAACCTGAAGAACAACGTCGCCCTGCGCAAGGTGATCCTGGGCGGCGAGCCGGGCAAGCGCACGGTCCAGGTCCCGCCGGTCGACCTGGTCAACGCGCCCTGA
- a CDS encoding sugar ABC transporter substrate-binding protein, with translation MNARTPHSTALRLALAVGSALLLTACGVVDAAEGGGSTRSPAKGDDLTVGLLLPDKETTRFEKFDHPLIKARVASLTHGKGTVRYANAGASAKRQSRQFEQMISARVDAVLVDAVDAKAIEPDVEKAKDAGIPVIAYDRLAQGPIDAYISHDNELVGEVQGRAIMEALGDKAESSKIVMLNGSPADPNTARFKQGALGVLQNKVAIAKSYDVEEWLPKIAEADMKQAIAAIGLDNIAAVYSANDGMAGAAIDALKKAGATKIPPVTGQDADLAAVQRIVSGEQYMSVYKSFLEEANSAADMAVAKIQGQDIMFDALTQDTVDSPTEKDIPSMLVPVVALTQANIKETVIKDGVYTVKDICTPAYAARCAAIGLE, from the coding sequence GTGAACGCTCGTACCCCCCACAGCACCGCCCTTCGTCTTGCCCTCGCCGTCGGCTCCGCCCTCCTGCTCACCGCCTGCGGTGTCGTCGACGCCGCGGAGGGCGGCGGCAGCACACGGAGCCCCGCGAAGGGCGACGACCTCACGGTGGGGCTGCTCCTGCCGGACAAGGAGACGACGCGTTTCGAGAAGTTCGACCACCCCCTCATCAAGGCCCGCGTCGCCAGCCTCACGCACGGCAAGGGCACGGTGCGCTACGCCAACGCCGGGGCGAGCGCCAAGCGGCAGAGCCGGCAGTTCGAGCAGATGATCTCCGCGCGCGTGGACGCCGTCCTCGTGGACGCGGTCGACGCCAAGGCCATCGAGCCGGACGTCGAGAAGGCCAAGGACGCGGGCATCCCCGTCATCGCGTACGACCGTCTCGCCCAGGGCCCGATCGACGCGTACATATCCCACGACAACGAACTCGTCGGCGAGGTGCAGGGCCGCGCGATCATGGAGGCGCTCGGCGACAAGGCCGAGAGCAGCAAGATCGTCATGCTGAACGGCTCACCGGCCGACCCCAACACCGCCCGCTTCAAGCAGGGCGCTCTCGGCGTGCTCCAGAACAAGGTCGCCATCGCCAAGTCGTACGACGTCGAGGAGTGGCTGCCGAAGATCGCCGAGGCGGACATGAAGCAGGCCATCGCGGCCATCGGCCTCGACAACATCGCCGCGGTCTACTCCGCCAACGACGGCATGGCGGGCGCGGCGATCGACGCCCTGAAGAAGGCGGGCGCGACGAAGATCCCACCGGTGACCGGCCAGGACGCCGACCTGGCGGCGGTCCAGCGGATCGTCTCCGGTGAGCAGTACATGTCCGTCTACAAGTCGTTCCTGGAGGAGGCGAACAGCGCCGCGGACATGGCCGTCGCCAAGATCCAGGGCCAGGACATCATGTTCGACGCCCTCACCCAGGACACCGTGGACAGCCCGACCGAGAAGGACATCCCGTCGATGCTGGTCCCGGTGGTGGCCCTGACCCAGGCCAACATCAAGGAGACGGTGATCAAGGACGGCGTCTACACGGTCAAGGACATCTGCACGCCGGCTTATGCGGCGAGGTGCGCGGCGATCGGCCTCGAATAG
- a CDS encoding NAD-dependent epimerase/dehydratase family protein, translating to MGDVDRTAPVLVTGGSGFVGSHLVLRLLERGYRVHATVRSTADSPKTRPLSAMRDRFPGRLDLFAADLLVEGSFDEAARGCATVFHVASPFLMPEKIKDGRRDVVEPALLGTRNVLGSIERTPTVRRLVFTSTVGAIFGDYVDVLETMTDQVLTEEYVNTTSTVANNPYHYAKTVAEQAAWEAAKAQDRWRMVALNPGLVLGPSLTPASESGSLFLLEELFKGYFFYGAPDFSFTTVDVRDVADAHIAAAENEDAHGRYILAAETMSSFHDMARVLRTAHPRDLRLPRTRLPHWPVRLLGPAFGLTQDYIRKHLGIRFRVDNSRSRTELGVTYRPFEETILDHHRAWRTPTG from the coding sequence GTGGGCGACGTGGACAGAACGGCGCCGGTCCTGGTGACCGGCGGCAGCGGCTTCGTCGGCAGCCATCTGGTGCTACGCCTGCTGGAACGCGGCTACCGCGTCCATGCGACGGTCCGTTCGACCGCCGACTCACCGAAGACCAGGCCGCTGTCGGCGATGCGGGACCGGTTCCCGGGCAGGCTCGACCTGTTCGCGGCGGACCTGCTCGTCGAGGGCTCCTTCGACGAGGCGGCTCGGGGCTGCGCGACCGTCTTCCACGTCGCCTCCCCGTTCCTCATGCCGGAGAAGATCAAGGACGGCCGGCGGGACGTCGTCGAACCGGCGCTGCTCGGCACCCGCAACGTCCTCGGGTCGATCGAACGCACCCCGACCGTCCGCCGCCTGGTCTTCACCTCCACCGTCGGCGCGATCTTCGGCGACTACGTCGACGTACTGGAGACGATGACGGACCAGGTCCTCACCGAGGAGTACGTCAACACCACCAGCACGGTGGCGAACAACCCGTACCACTACGCCAAGACGGTCGCCGAGCAGGCGGCCTGGGAGGCGGCGAAGGCGCAGGACCGCTGGCGGATGGTGGCCCTCAACCCCGGCCTGGTCCTGGGCCCTTCCCTCACCCCCGCCTCCGAGTCGGGCAGCCTCTTCCTCCTGGAGGAGCTGTTCAAGGGCTACTTCTTCTACGGCGCCCCGGACTTCAGCTTCACCACGGTCGACGTACGGGACGTCGCCGACGCGCACATCGCGGCCGCCGAGAACGAGGACGCGCACGGCCGTTACATCCTGGCGGCCGAGACCATGAGCTCCTTCCACGACATGGCCCGCGTCCTGCGCACCGCCCACCCCCGCGACCTGCGCCTGCCCCGAACCCGCCTGCCGCACTGGCCGGTTCGGCTCCTGGGGCCCGCCTTCGGGCTCACCCAGGACTACATCCGCAAGCACCTCGGCATCCGCTTCCGCGTCGACAACAGCCGCAGCCGCACCGAACTCGGTGTCACCTACCGCCCGTTCGAGGAGACGATCCTCGACCACCACCGGGCCTGGCGGACGCCGACGGGATGA
- a CDS encoding RNA polymerase sigma-70 factor, with translation MSPTLTDVDRFEASRYRLQALAYRLLGSVGEAEDLVQETFLRWQAADTERIEVPEAWLTKVLTNLCLNELTSARARRETYVGQWLPEPLLGGDPMLGPADTVEQRESVSYAVLTLMERLTPNERAVYVLREAFDYPHREIAEILDLTEAASQQIHHRAKKHVADGRARKARREIDEAAARQLVEEFLAAATSGETASLIRLLTDDATSVGDGGGKIPARATPFSGAVAVAKFLWGLFRPARVKRDYAGGRPEMYAWTANGEPAAVAVVDGRVVGVMCLEVTAEGIVAVRNQINPDKLTRATEWWATLDHGKPLFTAF, from the coding sequence ATGTCTCCGACCCTGACGGACGTCGACCGTTTCGAGGCCTCCAGGTATCGCCTTCAGGCGCTGGCCTACCGTCTGCTCGGCTCCGTCGGCGAGGCCGAGGACCTCGTGCAGGAGACGTTCCTGCGCTGGCAGGCGGCGGACACCGAACGGATCGAGGTGCCGGAGGCCTGGCTGACCAAGGTCCTCACCAACCTGTGCCTCAACGAACTGACCTCGGCCCGCGCCCGCCGCGAGACCTACGTCGGCCAGTGGCTTCCCGAGCCCCTCCTCGGCGGCGACCCCATGCTCGGCCCCGCCGACACCGTCGAACAGCGCGAGTCGGTGTCGTACGCCGTCCTCACCCTCATGGAACGGCTGACCCCCAACGAGCGCGCGGTGTACGTGCTGCGCGAGGCCTTCGACTACCCGCACCGCGAGATCGCCGAGATCCTCGACCTCACCGAGGCCGCCAGCCAGCAGATCCACCACCGGGCGAAGAAGCACGTGGCCGACGGCAGGGCCCGCAAGGCCCGCCGGGAGATCGACGAGGCCGCCGCCCGGCAGCTCGTCGAGGAGTTCCTCGCGGCCGCGACCAGCGGCGAGACGGCCTCCCTGATCCGGCTGCTCACCGACGACGCGACCAGCGTCGGTGACGGGGGCGGGAAGATCCCGGCCCGCGCCACGCCGTTCAGCGGTGCCGTGGCGGTCGCGAAGTTCCTGTGGGGCCTGTTCAGGCCCGCCCGGGTCAAGCGGGACTACGCGGGCGGCCGGCCCGAGATGTACGCCTGGACGGCGAACGGCGAGCCCGCCGCGGTGGCGGTCGTGGACGGCCGGGTCGTGGGGGTGATGTGCCTGGAGGTCACCGCCGAGGGCATCGTCGCGGTCCGCAACCAGATCAACCCCGACAAGCTGACGCGGGCGACCGAGTGGTGGGCGACGCTGGACCACGGGAAACCCCTGTTCACGGCCTTCTGA
- a CDS encoding DUF6479 family protein yields the protein MSTAAFVVAAAGSDVLNVVAAFVGGAVIAGALIWAVQFGMRVRDRELPRPRPEEQPRLPSTGAIREIREMREPDELPLTEQERLMPHQLHHSGSKRGKDQNRRRWLPGSSGGFGSGGLGHV from the coding sequence ATGAGTACGGCAGCGTTCGTAGTCGCGGCCGCCGGGAGCGATGTGCTCAACGTGGTCGCCGCATTCGTCGGTGGCGCGGTCATCGCCGGGGCACTGATCTGGGCCGTACAGTTCGGCATGCGGGTCCGGGACCGGGAACTTCCCCGGCCGCGTCCCGAGGAACAGCCCAGACTTCCCAGCACCGGCGCGATCCGCGAGATCAGAGAGATGCGGGAACCGGACGAGCTCCCGCTCACCGAGCAGGAACGGCTCATGCCGCACCAGCTCCATCACTCGGGCAGCAAACGCGGAAAGGACCAGAACCGCAGACGCTGGCTCCCAGGCTCCAGCGGTGGCTTCGGCAGCGGCGGCCTCGGCCACGTCTGA